One Mytilus trossulus isolate FHL-02 chromosome 5, PNRI_Mtr1.1.1.hap1, whole genome shotgun sequence DNA segment encodes these proteins:
- the LOC134719504 gene encoding uncharacterized protein LOC134719504 isoform X2: protein MDSSEDENQHGKSQKPMLDAILRNNSLHNRFQIKQSEEEVDRLFVGHEKHSEHIDNMDIMLKNYTEMFSENIGKLKVDVNDLSRLYENHVKIQRDIQKIIETNNRNTKMKIVKLDTKDIVVQKQIDEIVRTQNTFHQKLSDFLMAGSKENISKQKTNHSQWISYTSGIHTLLLSMILFIFLCM, encoded by the exons ATGG ACTCATCTGAAGACGAAAATCAGCACGGAAAAAGCCAAAAACCTATGCTGGATGCAA TATTGAGGAACAATTCCTTGCACAACAGATTTCAAATTAAGCAATCTGAAGAGGAAGTGGACAGATTATTTGTTGGACATGAAAAACATAGTGAACACATAGACAACATGGACATTA TGTTAAAGAATTATACAGAGATGTTTAGTGAAAACATTGGAAAACTTAAAGTGGATGTCAATGACTTATCAAGACTGTATGAAAATCATGTCAAAATACAGAGagatatacaaaaaattatAGAGACTAATAATAGAAATACAAAGATGAAGATAGTGAAACTTGACACAAAAGACATTGTGGtccaaaaacaaattgatgaaatagttCGGACACAAAATACATTTCATCAGAAGCTGTCAGACTTTTTAATGGCAG GATCCAAGGAAAACATaagtaaacagaaaacaaaccaCAGTCAATGGATCTCTTACACATCAGGAATACACACATTGTTATTGTCTATGATTCTGTTTATTTTCCTTTGTATGTAG
- the LOC134719504 gene encoding uncharacterized protein LOC134719504 isoform X1, whose translation MDSSEDENQHGKSQKPMLDASEDDINKASDWVSPKTHQQNSCCSCIKKQRWNCLIVFLVISLSSFLVSIRFLIYLMFQFQDLSLELAVLRNNSLHNRFQIKQSEEEVDRLFVGHEKHSEHIDNMDIMLKNYTEMFSENIGKLKVDVNDLSRLYENHVKIQRDIQKIIETNNRNTKMKIVKLDTKDIVVQKQIDEIVRTQNTFHQKLSDFLMAGSKENISKQKTNHSQWISYTSGIHTLLLSMILFIFLCM comes from the exons ATGG ACTCATCTGAAGACGAAAATCAGCACGGAAAAAGCCAAAAACCTATGCTGGATGCAAGTGAGGATGATATAAACAAAGCATCTGATTGGGTTTCACCAAAAACCCACCAGCAAAACTCGTGTTGTTCGTGCATTAAAAAACAAAGATGGAACTGTTTGATCGTTTTCCTTGTAATTTcattaagttcatttttagtATCAATAAGATTCCTGATATACCTTATGTTTCAATTCCAAGATTTAAGTTTAGAGCTTGCAG TATTGAGGAACAATTCCTTGCACAACAGATTTCAAATTAAGCAATCTGAAGAGGAAGTGGACAGATTATTTGTTGGACATGAAAAACATAGTGAACACATAGACAACATGGACATTA TGTTAAAGAATTATACAGAGATGTTTAGTGAAAACATTGGAAAACTTAAAGTGGATGTCAATGACTTATCAAGACTGTATGAAAATCATGTCAAAATACAGAGagatatacaaaaaattatAGAGACTAATAATAGAAATACAAAGATGAAGATAGTGAAACTTGACACAAAAGACATTGTGGtccaaaaacaaattgatgaaatagttCGGACACAAAATACATTTCATCAGAAGCTGTCAGACTTTTTAATGGCAG GATCCAAGGAAAACATaagtaaacagaaaacaaaccaCAGTCAATGGATCTCTTACACATCAGGAATACACACATTGTTATTGTCTATGATTCTGTTTATTTTCCTTTGTATGTAG